A window of Hippoglossus stenolepis isolate QCI-W04-F060 chromosome 18, HSTE1.2, whole genome shotgun sequence contains these coding sequences:
- the igsf9a gene encoding protein turtle homolog A, whose protein sequence is MLRRVEGARLEVRGKAGGEVELECSFPPSFPAAVSSASLHVVEWVRQGLDIPVLIKFGSYVPRVHPQYEGRVSLVRVTAMRLQGLRLDDQGSYECRILLLDKPTDELRNGTWTLLSVTAPPTFTEAPPPAVEALVGGRLSLSCVANGNPPPTITWLKDGSVIERINYQDGALSLGAVSVQSAGQYTCHASNSEGNRTRVTEVKVKGPPVIVVPPRSASLNMSQNALLRCQAVADPPNMTYVWHKGGENVHHIESLKTRVKIMVDGTLLISRLVPEDSGNYTCMPSNGLLTPPTASANLTVMHPALALPMPEETYLPTGMDGVVTCPAAAQPPLLRVDWTKDGEPLDLSLYPGWTLTPQGSLFMATVNDDAAGVYTCTPTNSYGSMGSSGRTNVILQDPPSFSVAPEKQYRQEAGRTLLVHCQGNEDPTTKVTWSKVDLTRSIAYAIEPNGSLLLQPLTKDHQGAWECSVTNRVASVKASTQVFVLGTSPHPATSLSVSPGVRQANVSWEAGFDGGSAQTFSVWVKKISASGDDDDDGKQAWFSVAVPPSSGARLQVTGLSPATDYQFSILSHNKMGTGPFSEIANARTLDPPPRRNKLKPPVLLSADPGPAGVVLQWALPEEQRPPITGFVLQSRAQQGDWFNLVEDIAANSSEIVVPGLHKDCVYELRLISRRGELLSEPSPSVNVSTMAMEIYPGTSRLLEFVPEPLLAGVLGGVGFMCLALVLLLGAACVISHRRNQRRRRKKDEPPPAIYKCSPSIKTPGTGSPDSVLKKSLLPASSLYPTTSSTTTTATTSSSQTDCFSSGAENPNRRKHLPLYPSRGRLTRTTSSPISPPIEMISRGPDGRFTPYDPDTLSVHSRKSLRYHQGSRVRRSVSLYSGGEDRKERPFVLSVDLPPLKPAEATSTSQICGMVPHLPHHNAYIWNQKASYDGFPDMSSLCSNISLATIPHQGRGVTPTFPVLPHIRSGLGQPSTTASALVLQMEHERDRGNLSRCLKLAQEREELERELQSYTLDRGSMREMKREQTDWERGEAGDDEFVWEYKSSTLPHRYPQGSRKSCGLSVSPLSSSSVHWEACPLVSPPLGTSSPAIASCFKSGNHRFAPSFTSQTPLQYAEAGSFSRETLTLPHLPAKHQRHERVEAAPRGYDHSPQSTVLEMQTNDSRSEAQRQNSLSHGSLSMSSFRRNKYTESSYSTIDAVSLKAEASFHRPAGGDACAEMSVDEPELDVCVTRPTKPMLHHRIASHVQHGRSLTHRGQYEDARRSTSLNCRSPASVDPIITSPQRPEAQLWRAGPRGSKVWHSKQRSRSLDSRRLSNFTTPDVWIESLSQENCSVASSCHADTLFWEPQSFPTKKSPVNSPSATQDASCSPPAVNTLSSGSSPENFISNPDVPRHYEPRPEDSIFPNSATWPITYHQEAVDDAESYLATTREASRCLPPNNNGQEALDVEAGGYRGVLESGSNYNSYASSGRGSMEPANGRLSLCQLSPTLTSSPETVEESQGNTEDKHSHQMEHGQRRKASVDENYEWDADDVYPEPGDGDGLLLPMNLLKPPPCCGLPSMPCSVKAVRKCTQLSLHPGHQSSCSAEPEPDTVLF, encoded by the exons GGCGGGTGTCTCTGGTCCGTGTCACTGCCATGAGGCTGCAGGGCCTGCGGCTGGATGATCAGGGTTCGTACGAGTGTCGAATCCTCTTACTGGATAAACCCACGGATGAGCTGCGAAACGGCACCTGGACTCTGCTCTCTGTAACCG CCCCACCCACCTTCACCGAAGCCCCGCCCCCTGCAGTGGAGGCTCTGGTCGGAGGTcgcctctctctttcctgtgtTGCCAATGGCAACCCCCCTCCCACCATCACCTGgctgaaagatggcagcgttatTGAAAGAATAAATTATCAG GACGGAGCCTTATCTCTTGGAGCAGTGAGCGTGCAGTCAGCGGGTCAGTACACCTGCCACGCCTCCAACTCCGAGGGAAACAGGACTCGGGTGACCGAagtgaaggtcaaag GTCCGCCCGTCATTGTCGTCCCTCCGAGAAGCGCGTCTCTCAACATGTCCCAGAATGCACTCCTGCGCTGCCAGGCGGTGGCCGACCCCCCCAACATGACCTACGTGTGGCACAAAGGTGGAGAGAACGTCCATCACATAGA GTCTTTGAAAACGCGAGTGAAGATCATGGTGGATGGAACCCTGCTCATCTCCAGGCTCGTCCCCGAGGATTCTGGGAACTACACCTGCATGCCGAGCAACGGCCTGCTGACCCCGCCCACGGCCTCCGCCAACCTCACCGTGATGC ACCCGGCCCTGGCTCTTCCGATGCCTGAGGAAACGTACCTTCCCACAGGAATGGATGGCGTGGTCACCTGCCCGGCGGCGGCTCAGCCTCCGCTGCTCCGCGTGGATTGGACAAAGGATGGAGAACCGCTTGATCTGTCCTTg TATCCAGGTTGGACCTTGACGCCGCAGGGCTCCTTGTTCATGGCCACAGTCAATGATGATGCGGCCGGCGTGTACACGTGCACTCCGACCAACAGCTACGGCAGCATGGGTTCATCTGGGCGGACCAATGTAATTCTGCAG GACCCTCCGTCATTCAGCGTCGCTCCGGAGAAGCAGTACCGACAGGAGGCCGGTCGGACCCTGCTCGTCCACTGTCAGGGAAATGAGGACCCGACAACTAAAGTGACCTGGAGCAAG GTGGACCTGACTCGCAGCATCGCTTACGCCATAGAGCCCAACGGTtccctcctgctgcagcctctcaccaaggaccaccagggggcgtggGAGTGCAGTGTCACTAACCGCGTCGCCTCGGTGAAGGCCAGCACACAAGTCTTTGTCCTCG GCACCAGTCCCCATCCGGCTacctctctgtccgtctctccaGGGGTGAGGCAGGCCAACGTATCCTGGGAGGCCGGCTTTGATGGAGGATCCGCGCAGACATTCTCAGTTTG GGTGAAGAAGATTTCAGCGAgcggtgatgatgatgatgatgggaaGCAGGCGTGGTTCTCCGTGGCCGTGCCCCCGTCCTCCGGCGCCAGGCTGCAGGTGACGGGACTGTCTCCCGCCACCGATTACCAGTTCAGCATCCTGTCGCACAACAAGATGGGCACGGGGCCCTTCAGCGAGATCGCCAACGCGCGGACTTTAG ATCCTCCACCGAGGAGAAACAAACTAAAGCCTCCCGTGTTGCTGTCAGCTGATCCGGGCCCAGCAGGTGTCGTCCTGCAGTGGGCCCTTCCTGAAGAGCAGCGCCCCCCCATCACGGGCTTTGTTCTCCAGTCCCGTGCCCAGCAAGGCGACTGGTTTAATCTGGTCGAGGACATCGCTGCCAACAGTAGCGAGATAGTGGTTCCGGGTCTGCACAAG GATTGTGTGTACGAGCTGCGGCTGATATCTCGTCGCGGGGAGTTGCTGAGCGAGCCCAGTCCATCAGTCAATGTCTCCACCATGG CGATGGAGATCTACCCCGGCACATCCCGACTCCTGGAGTTCGTCCCGGAGCCATTACTGGCCGGCGTGCTGGGCGGGGTCGGCTTCATGTGCTTGGCACTGGTCTTGCTGCTGGGGGCCGCCTGTGTCATCAGCCACAGGAGGAACCAGCGTCGCAGAAGGAAGAAGGATG AGCCCCCTCCAGCCATCTATAAATGCTCCCCATCCAT aaAGACTCCAGGCACCGGTAGTCCAGACAGTGTGCTGAAGAAAAGCCTTCTTCCAGCCAGCAGCCTCTATCCCACcacttcctccaccaccaccaccgccaccacctcctcctcgcaGACAGACTGTTTCTCCTCCGGCGCTGAGAATCCTAATCGGCGGAAGCATCTCCCGTTGTACCCCAGCAGGGGCCGTCTTACCAGGACAACTTCCTCCCCGATTTCTCCTCCGATTGAGATGATCTCCAGGGGTCCAGACGGGCGCTTCACACCTTATGACCCTGACACATTAAGTGTTCACAGCAGGAAGAGTTTAAGGTATCACCAGGGTAGCAGAGTCCGAAGGTCTGTGTCGCTGTACTCTGGAGGGGAAGACAGGAAAGAACGACCTTTTGTGCTTTCTGTTGATCTCCCTCCTCTCAAACCAGCGGAGGCCACCTCCACAAGCCAAATCTGTGGCATGGTCCCGCACCTGCCCCACCATAATGCTTACATCTGGAATCAGAAGGCAAGCTACGATGGCTTTCCCGACATGAGCAGCCTATGCTCCAACATTAGTTTGGCCACGATTCCTCACCAAGGCCGAGGAGTAACTCCCACGTTTCCTGTGCTCCCACATATCCGATCCGGCCTGGGTCAGCCGTCCACAACAGCCAGCGCCCTGGTGCTGCAGATGGAGCACGAGCGAGATCGAGGGAACCTGAGTCGCTGCCTGAAACTGGctcaggagagggaggagctggagagggagcTCCAGAGTTACACGCTAGACAGAGGCTCGATGAGGGAAATGAAGAGGGAGCAGACAGACTGGGAGAGGGGAGAGGCTGGCGATGATGAGTTTGTCTGGGAGTATAAGAGCAGCACGTTGCCACACAGATACCCTCAGGGAAGCAGGAAGAGCTGCGGTTTATCCGTAAGCCCTTTATCTTCATCCTCTGTCCACTGGGAAGCCTGTCCACTTGTATCTCCTCCACTCGGCACATCTTCACCTGCGATTGCCTCTTGTTTTAAGTCTGGCAACCACCGATTCGCTCCATCATTCACCAGTCAGACCCCACTCCAGTATGCGGAGGCAGGCAGTTTTTCCAGAGAGACATTAACTCTCCCACATCTCCCTGCAAAGCACCAGAGACATGAAAGAGTCGAGGCAGCACCACGGGGCTATGATCATTCACCACAATCCACAGTCTtagaaatgcaaacaaatgatTCACGCTCTGAggcacagagacagaacagtcTCAGTCATGGCAGCCTCTCAATGTCGTCTTTCcgtagaaataaatatacagaaagCTCATATTCGACTATCGATGCAGTTTCTTTAAAAGCAGAGGCCTCGTTCCACAGGCCCGCAGGTGGTGATGCATGTGCTGAGATGAGCGTGGATGAGCCAGAGTTGGACGTATGTGTAACGCGGCCGACAAAGCCGATGCTGCACCACAGAATCGCCTCTCATGTGCAACACGGGCGTTCGCTGACTCACAGAGGCCAGTATGAAGACGCGAGGAGGAGCACAAGCCTCAACTGCCGCAGTCCTGCCTCTGTGGACCCGATTATAACTTCTCCACAACGTCCAGAAGCACAACTCTGGAGAGCTGGGCCCAGAGGCTCTAAAGTCTGGCACTCGAAGCAGCGAAGTCGTAGCCTGGACTCAAGGAGACTGAGCAATTTCACAACCCCTGATGTGTGGATAGAGTCACTAAGCCAAGAGAACTGTTCTGTTGCATCCTCGTGTCATGCCGACACGCTATTCTGGGAACCACAGAGTTTTCCTACCAAAAAGTCTCCTGTAAATTCTCCGTCTGCTACCCAAGATGCCTCCTGTTCACCTCCTGCCGTCAACACTTTATCCTCGGGCAGCAGTCCAGAGAACTTTATTTCAAATCCTGACGTACCTCGCCACTACGAGCCAAGACCAGAGGACTCCATCTTTCCAAATTCCGCCACATGGCCAATCACTTACCACCAGGAGGCCGTGGACGATGCAGAAAGTTACTTAGCTACGACGAGGGAAGCTTCTAGATGCTTACCCCCCAACAACAACGGCCAGGAGGCACTGGATGTGGAGGCAGGAGGCTACAGGGGAGTGTTGGAGTCCGGGAGCAACTACAACAGCTACGCCAGCAGCGGGCGAGGCAGCATGGAGCCGGCTAACGGACGCCTGTCTTTGTGCCAACTTTCCCCAACACTCACCAGCTCACCTGAGACTGTGGAGGAGAGCCAGGGCAACACAGAGGACAAGCACAGTCACCAAATGGAACACGGCCAAAG GAGAAAGGCCTCTGTTGATGAGAATTATGAGTGGGATGCGGATGATGTCTACCCAGAGCCTGGAGACGGCGATG GCCTGCTTCTCCCAATGAATCTGCTGAAGCCTCCTCCGTGCTGTGGCCTTCCCAGCATGCCGTGCTCCGTGAAGGCTGTGAGAAAATGCACTCAGCTGTCTTTGCACCCAGGGCATCaaagcagctgctctgctgagCCAGAACCAGACACTGTGCTGTTCTGA